In Miscanthus floridulus cultivar M001 chromosome 5, ASM1932011v1, whole genome shotgun sequence, one genomic interval encodes:
- the LOC136455284 gene encoding uncharacterized protein: MPLVGTVERAPGQTGEAPSLRNAIGSLSGLGPFGVENAQAGSRADLDENAVSAQDLNAPVKEPCLKTKIPFFRSPSVPSFRMFEELDDLGNYVADPNLRRPIGTTCDTSCPLDRALSILSRVSTSGQNVGANMSHGGVPGNVCCFVSIDAK; this comes from the exons ATGCCCTTGGTTGGTACAGTTGAGAGGGCCCCAG GACAAACAGGAGAAGCACCGAGTCTAAGGAATGCTATTGGTTCTCTGAGTGGTCTTGGTCCTTTTGGAGTGGAGAATGCTCAAGCTGGTTCTAGAGCTGACTTGGATGAAAATGCAGTTTCTGCTCAAGATCTTAATG cACCTGTCAAGGAACCTTGTCTGAAGACGAAGATTCCATTCTTTCGTAGCCCTAGTGTACCTTCGTTCAGAATGTTTGAAGAACTAGATGACTTAGGAAATTATGTTGCAGATCCTAACTTGAGGCGCCCTATTGGTACTACTTGTGATACATCTTGTCCTCTTGATAGAGCGTTGTCTATT TTGAGTAGAGTTTCTACTTCAGGTCAGAATGTTGGTGCTAATATGTCCCATGGAGGTGTCCCTGGAAATGTatgttgttttgtttctatagATGCCAAGTAG
- the LOC136455285 gene encoding uncharacterized protein, producing the protein MVGVPCLSAKSIGGYGFVLNSESSSEVVWQSSSSKVAIHRPRRLAKPSMYKISPFIIPQSKISVSKLESDVYEAVLKMGESSEHLNLKVVDYGFVVVLLSALSSSLRPGGKVNHFVVNAFCKLLFLRKHPRDSRKHYFFSKVGDYLIGNHGRDDEKEKELFETAVRCFKGAHRARPLTSSDYVRNISSLLFEKEY; encoded by the exons ATGGTTGGTGTGCCTTGCTTGTCTGCAAAGTCTATTGGCGGCTATGGATTTGTATTGAACTCTGAGTCGTCCAGTGAAGTTGTTTGGCAGTCTTCGAGTTCAAAGGTTGCTATTCATCGTCCTAGACGGCTTGCGAAGCCCAGCATGTACAAGATCAGCCCTTTTATCATCCCTCAATCCAAGATTAGTGTGTCCAAACTTGAATCTGATGTGTATGAAGCTGTTTTGAAGATGGGAGAAAGCAGCGAACACTTGAA TCTAAAAGTGGTGGATTATGGGTTTGTTGTTGTCTTGTTGAGTGCACTTTCATCTTCTCTTCGGCCTGGCGGAAaggtcaaccattttgtagtgaaCGCATTTTGCAAGCTGCTGTTCCTTAGAAAACACCCCAGGGATTCTAGAAAGCATTACTTCTTCTCTAAAGTTGGG GATTATCTTATTGGAAATCATGGTCGtgatgatgagaaggagaaggagctatTTGAGACTGCTGTGAGATGCTTTAAGGGTGCTCATCGTGCCAGGCCTTTAACATCCAGTGACTATGTGCGTAACATATCTTCTCTATTGTTTGAAAAAGAGTACTAG
- the LOC136453438 gene encoding protein FAR1-RELATED SEQUENCE 5-like, which produces MLTCMGGKHPKTIITDQDLAMKAAIRNVLPDTIHRNCFFHIMKKAQEKGGRIFSLERNKNLHDDLFDILRNSLTETEFEYLYKKLPQTYDVGGFRYLDDMWFNRENFVPCYFKKHFFPFINSTARSEGTNALFKLDVTPRYSIMRFMNEFQRISDTTEKNQAEQDFETRSMPWLSMTYEFERQAARLYNRKIFFKFQKELILATKYEAQELQKDQVYAVLKSEYHRQFEFRTRRYIVTVDLTQKNYRCLCCKFEKDGIICCHIIKVLTNLNISQLDDSYFIERWRAKERKQLTRQNTVPEIEIEKSRPLRHNILSNKLSNIASDGSRTMETFNYVLEEAERMQRKLNEPADEVRLQQSQSVQQSGTNVLQDANDAVRLPQTESAQESDTMLLQDPNNAQKRGRPKKVTRQIGIVEDIRSKAKSNFTCTHCREGGHNIKTCQKKHLPPMPKKTKKRKSGDVDNTNK; this is translated from the exons ATGCTGACTTGTATGGGAGGAAAGCACCCTAAAACTATAATCACTGACCAGGACCTAGCAATGAAGGCTGCTATCAGAAACGTTCTACCGGACACTATTCATCGAAACTGCTTCTTCCACATTATGAAGAAAGCTCAGGAGAAAGGTGGCAGGATATTTTCATTAGAAAGGAACAAGAACCTGCATGACGATCTCTTTGACATTCTTAGGAACTCATTGACCGAAACAGAGTTTGAGTACTTGTACAAGAAGTTACCACAAACATATGATGTCGGTGGCTTCAGATACCTTGATGACATGTGGTTTAATAGGGAAAATTTTGTTCCATGTTACTTCAAGAAGCATTTCTTCCCTTTCATCAACTCTACAGCGAGAAGTGAAGGCACAAATGCATTATTCAAACTGGATGTCACACCAAGGTATAGTATTATGAGATTTATGAATGAGTTCCAAAGAATTTCAGATACAACAGAAAAGAATCAAGCAGAACAGGACTTTGAAACCAGATCAATGCCTTGGTTGAGTATGACATATGAGTTCGAAAGGCAGGCTGCAAGGCTGTACAACAGAAAGATATTCTTCAAGTTTCAAAAGGAGCTCATATTGGCAACAAAATATGAGGCTCAAGAACTCCAGAAAGATCAAGTTTATGCAGTGTTAAAATCAGAGTACCATAGGCAGTTTGAGTTCAGAACAAGGAGATACATTGTGACAGTAGACTTGACACAGAAAAACTACAGATGTCTATGTTGCAAATTTGAAAAAGATGGTATAATATGCTGCCATATCATCAAGGTGCTCACAAACCTAAATATATCTCAGCTAGATGACAGTTATTTCATTGAAAGATGGAGGGCTAAAGAGAGGAAACAGTTGACAAGGCAGAATACTGTACCAGAAATAGAGATTGAGAAGAGCAGGCCATTGAGGCACAACATATTGTCAAACAAGTTGAGCAATATTGCTTCAGATGGATCAAGAACAATGGAAACATTCAACTATGTTCTAGAAGAAGCCGAGCGAATGCAAAGAAAACTCAATGAACCAGCAGATGAAGTCAGACTGCAACAATCACAATCTGTTCAACAAAGTGGTACTAATGTTTTGCAAGATGCTAATGATGCAGTCAGACTACCTCAAACAGAATCAGCTCAAGAAAGTGATACAATGCTTTTGCAAGACCCTAATAATGCTCAGAAAAGAGGAAGGCCCAAGAAAGTGACCAGGCAAATAGGAATAGTTGAGGACATCAGAAGCAAAGCAAAAAGCAACTTTACCTGTACACACTGTCGTGAAGGAGGGCATAACATCAAGACATGCCAAAAAAAGCATCTTCCTCCTATGcctaaaaaaacaaagaaaaggaaATCAG GAGATGTTGACAACACCAATAAATAG